The Styela clava chromosome 11, kaStyClav1.hap1.2, whole genome shotgun sequence genome includes the window TTTACATTACTATTTCCATTggtaagtgtattatccatagACATTTTCACACCCTCAAATTGAAATTCTTCTGAAGACGCAGACATTTGTTTCTGTAATTTCATTCTACTTCTACCTCCAGTTTGATGTTGTTCACCGCGAGTTTTTGGAAAAGGAAAACCGTCAGTGCTGTCCATGAAGGCAACAGGACTACTTTCAATGCTCACTTTCGACATATCATAAGCCATATCTGAATGCATTGACATGGATCTTGAACTTTCCATGCTAGAAGATGAGCCTTGTCTACTTAACGGCATTCCGAAAAGAGGACTAGTGCCATTACTTGGAGAAAATCCATCGATTCGTCTGCCAAATTTTTCCTCTTTTGAATGTCGATGTCTCCCACTACTGAACATCATTCGATTAATCACATCTCTGACATTGCCAGATGAAGTTCCCTTAGTTTCAGAATATTCACAATTAAAAGATTCACGTGAAGTACTATATTGAAAATTGAACAAGCTTTTCTGTTTCAGCTCATTTTCCAATCTTTCAGCCCATTGTTTCATTATTTCTTCTCTTTCCTTTGCTGGTCCTTTTTCTGCGACCAATTCGGATTCTTGGTGGCGTATATCTTTCAATTTTGTCTTGACTTCTTGAATCCAGTCTGATTTGGTGTGCACAAATGAATCTGTTTGTTTTTCTAATTCTCCATCAGTCAACATTTGATTTAATTCAGGGATGATATCACTAAAAGGAGGTCTTTCAGATGCGTCAGCTTGCCAACACATTTGCATCAAATTAGAGAGCCTTTCTGGACAAGTTGTAGGAATTAACGGTCTCTCTTTTTTTTCTACAACATTCCATGCCACTTGAAAACCCTGTAAGCCTTTGAATGGAACTTCTTTGGTCAGTAGTTCCCATAAAACAACAGCAAATGAATATACGTCACAAGTTTCTGATGTTGGTAGTCCTTGAATTAATTCAGGTGCCATCCAAGGATAGGTTCCGGTAATCGTCATTACTGTTGTTTCATCAAACACTCTGCTTGCACCAAAATCACATATTTTTAAAGAGAAATCTTGACaaatcaaaacattttttgatttgAGATCTCTGTGCACAACTTGAATTGGTGCTTCTTCATGTAAATAATTCATACCCAATGCAACATCTCCAGCCCATGACAGCATCTGTACAAATTCCAACTGCTCACTTTTAGGTGAAGCAAGGAAGCAATACAAGCTTCCATAAGGTGCATATTCAGTGACAAGACAATAGTTTGGGACTTCACAGCAAGCTCcataaaattgaattatatttctATGACTCAATGTACTTAATATTTTAACTTCTTCATCCATTCGATTCAATGTCTTGACAGCTATATCCTTCCCCCCTTGTGATTTCCATTTTGCTTTATATACTGTTCCAAAACTTCCTTCCCCACAACAGTCACCAAGTTCTATATCTTCAAATGGTATTTTCACATAAGCTGGAGAAAAATCAGGGGCTGGTGAATCTTCCCCTTTAGCCTTCGTTTTACCATTACATGTGCCTGATGTTGTTGGGTCTGAAAGTCGCCTAGCTTCAGATGCACCTTCTTCAGATTGGGGAAGTGATTTACTATTGTTAGTATCGAATGCAACAGTTGGTAAGTTATCACGAATACTTCTACGAGTGctcattttatttaaatcttttGAGAAACTGAGATATAGAAGAGAGAGAAGAAAGAATAAGAAATTAGAGAAAAAGATGGTAAAACTAGATGGCGCATCATAgaagaaaaacagaaaaagcaTACCAGCAGATGAAAAGATACAGAAACAGATGCGCCAAATTAGGTAGCGGATTGGCATGCAAACAAATGTCCAAAAATTTGTTTAGAGTAACGGAGCATAAACTGTCAGCAATTATTTACAAGAGCCTATCAAAAGATACAAAGATTGAATCTGATGCATGAAATTCTGAAAGCAAATTTGTCATACAATTCGGTGTGTATGTAATTGAGcaggaaaataatatttgagcAGCTCAGATCGATATGATGGGGAAAACATCTACAAGGAAATGAATTAATTCCACATAATTGAAGCCAGTGCCATGCCAATGTGATTTAAAATTCGGAtgaatacagcaaaatctgccAATGTAGCAACGAATCTGATGTATGAAATTctgaaacaaattttgtcaTACAATTCAGTCTGTACGTAATTGCGCAGAAAACTAATATTTGAGCAGCTCAGATCAATATGACGGAGAACCCATCTACAaggaaataaattaatttccCATAATTGAAGCCAGTGCCATGCCAATGTAGTGGTTTATATTCGGTtgaatacagcaaaatctgccAATGTAGCAACGAAGATTTGGAACAACAGAGAATAATATGTCAAAAATAAATCACAATAGCATGTGTGCAGATGTAAAGATTGTATGATAAGTGAAGAATCTTTGGGTTCATGCCATGCAACCCAAGGTAAATTTTCCACAATCAGACAAAAGACTGATATGCTCAAATTCTGTCACTAGggaaatgaatatttaaagataAATACCATGCTTTGACAATATTTCACAAACTCCTGAACTCCCTGTAGCACAACAAAATCTTCGACTATCGCGAAGCAAAATGAGTAAACTCATTGTGagaaaagacaaataaaaaaaactaagtCTGCAGCTGTCAAGTACAAAATAGACAATCAGAGTAAATAGCTGAATCAAGTTTACCATTCTTACATTGCGTTTGCCAAATAAAAGGCTAAAAGCATCAAGACGATTAATAAACAGTACAGAAGAAAGCtttaaaattaccattattGCGATCATTACATACAGGCATATTCTACAGATAGTACAAGCAGGCTAAGATACCGTAATAACTGAATAAACAATTTCACTATCGTATCCCATAATATCAAAGTTAGGGCTCCTAAAATATCAGATAATGACATGAATGATGTGACGATCTACAATCAGCAGCATTAAATAATGTGCACAGTCATACCGGTATACTGTATAGCCTAAGCCTAGTATAATACCTGAACACACTGACTGACTGACACACGTATATTATTCAGTAGTCTACTGGTATAGCCTACTAAATTTAGAAATATACCGGTACCTAAGGCAGATTTCTATTGACAGAATGACCTtccggtatttttttttttttagttacataaaaaacataaatgacaatTAGCAAATGAATAATTCACACTATTGGTagtaaattaatttaaaacaattttattttacatcTATCATAAACATCGgcataatatattcaatatattaaCATAGCTGTTATCAATTCTATTTCTTTCTAAATTACCTGTGTTTTAACCcccttttaattttttctttcacCCTTGTTACATCTGGAGTAACTCCTTGAAATATAACATTATTTCGTTCCATCCATACTTTAAATCTAACAGTAGACAGGAGCCATATCAAAGCTTCTATTTGAGAAGAAGTAGCATTTTGATACTCACAAttcgtcatagagcttgccaaattctcctacgatcgcccgaaatggcatcggcgtcgacgataaagaactgacggGTCTCAAACTATTGATGACTTCAGCATCTGTATGCCCTGCATTGTGTAGTACcgactttaatatattatttactaTGCCAAGACTTAAACACGATGCttactttaattatttttgttttccaatAGACTTATATGTTTACAATCTTTTGTAAAATTATCTTAAATGTTTATTGACTGTTGTATTGTTTCTCTTTAAAATTGCATTTCTATAAATGAGATTTATTCGAAAAGTTTACTCCAAAATTATTCAATCAGATTTTATACATCATTCGATTATTGCATTGCTTGCATAGctacattattttatttacatgttGAAAATAACAAGATTGAAATCTTCTTGAATGTCCAATTTTCTCTAAAATGACCTAGCCATACTCTGTCTAGGATTgatatttgtaatattaaatgtttcattagatttttaatttatttttatttatttatttttactccatgaggctgtccaaaatcgaataattgtTCGATTCGAATCGTATAATTTGTCGAAACGAATATCCTCCAAAAATCCTATTTCGATATTGTAATAACGTATTATGctgttacatttaaaatgatGATATTTTGTATAACTATGTTTCCAGAGTTATCAATGGAGTATGGAAATCACATGCCTCCCTAAAATATGAGTgttgaaagttgaaaattaCAGAGACTCCCAATACCTTATTTACTCAATTCTTATATATTCAGTTTCAATAGGGCATGTGTGGCCTGTATATACTCTTTTAACCCTGTTATCACTAGTCTaaatttgtgcaattttttaataaacattaatataaataaaactgttgcccaaaaatttcaaaaatgtagcTAGTTTGATGATGATAATATCCCTAGATGAACCTATTGTTACTGTAccagcca containing:
- the LOC120347945 gene encoding uncharacterized protein LOC120347945 produces the protein MPIRYLIWRICFCIFSSAGMLFLFFFYDAPSSFTIFFSNFLFFLLSLLYLSFSKDLNKMSTRRSIRDNLPTVAFDTNNSKSLPQSEEGASEARRLSDPTTSGTCNGKTKAKGEDSPAPDFSPAYVKIPFEDIELGDCCGEGSFGTVYKAKWKSQGGKDIAVKTLNRMDEEVKILSTLSHRNIIQFYGACCEVPNYCLVTEYAPYGSLYCFLASPKSEQLEFVQMLSWAGDVALGMNYLHEEAPIQVVHRDLKSKNVLICQDFSLKICDFGASRVFDETTVMTITGTYPWMAPELIQGLPTSETCDVYSFAVVLWELLTKEVPFKGLQGFQVAWNVVEKKERPLIPTTCPERLSNLMQMCWQADASERPPFSDIIPELNQMLTDGELEKQTDSFVHTKSDWIQEVKTKLKDIRHQESELVAEKGPAKEREEIMKQWAERLENELKQKSLFNFQYSTSRESFNCEYSETKGTSSGNVRDVINRMMFSSGRHRHSKEEKFGRRIDGFSPSNGTSPLFGMPLSRQGSSSSMESSRSMSMHSDMAYDMSKVSIESSPVAFMDSTDGFPFPKTRGEQHQTGGRSRMKLQKQMSASSEEFQFEGVKMSMDNTLTNGNSNVKAVGEWEKSSSKSKVNQSNESLEVNSDTITNQPPFVGSNYVEKVNIIPSADILEKALKSMNLKKSPINDVATFAVQLHERLELIMRENKSTPSPLSDEFDNGNSQSFTSLSPSCKCQRIKRSPPFIKNMPSFPTSQKPPIKFSPTKVIDTEDILNPVRHRPRRCIAKNIDTQTEPVQLKRLKSLDASTQTCSYGNVVSSKVTNGKKKVVNYLHHVPCLERVCIDVPVCGEKDNVTANASFYGKSNTDNQSFDVKEKLKAPNESKSKEIIGQVFDNSVSRHRGIRHHFGMDNNPRKVSLPARMSPPKSLLLNQCNSPGSPSPDEGQIPRHAAARQVFLTSRANSADIIETDDFTYIIRPNRRRR